From the genome of Mycobacterium kansasii ATCC 12478:
GTCGGGGCGATGTCGCCCTCGGACAAGATCCCGGTGGCCACTTGGTACAGCAGCGGCTGGAACAAATGGGTGCTCGTCTTCGAGATGAGGGTGATGTCGATGTCGGCTCGTTTGAGCGCCTTGGCCGCATTCAGGCCGCCCAATCCGCTTCCGATGACACGACATGATGGCGCCTGCCGACAACTGACGGTTCGCTGGACGGCCCGGTCATGCTTCTCCTTCAGTCTGGTCGCTGCTAGCGCAGGTACACATTCCGACTCCTCCCATATCCACGGCGTAACTCTTGCGGCTCGGTGGCGGGCCGCCCCAAGCATCGCCGGTTGTCGGCTGCTGCACCCGACTGCAGTAGCCAGTCCCTTTCCGACTGTCCTGTCAGCCAGGTCCAGGAACACGCGCGGCGCCGTCGCCCGCGAAGAAGCTGGAATCAAGATCAACCGGCGATCTCCGCGGCGGTCGGGCAACTACTTAGGCCATCGCGAAAACTGAGTTTCCCAACTAAACGCCGGCCGCTGCCATCTCGGGTGTGAGATCATCGATTACCGTGATAGCTAACGTTGAACCGCATGGGGGTCCTACTACCGCAATGGATGTGATTGACCAGGCGGCAGCCATCCGTCCCGAGTTGCCGCCCTACAAGTTCAAGTCTCTTAGAAACCAAAATAGAATTCTGATCCGCGTATTTCACCTGATAGCAGAGACGGCCGCACGTCTATCACGCCGTCAGACTGACGAGTATCTGCACGCTCCTGGCGCCAAAGCGTACGAACTGTTACTCGATCCATTTCGAAAAATTACTGGTCTGCCTGATTATACGGAGGGGATATATCTCAACAATAGTGCAACATACACCGATGCTCAGGCTGCTCAGATCAATCTGCTGATACAGGCCACCGGTGCTCGGGAGGGTGACCGCATTCTGGACGTGGGTTGCGGCCATGGTACCTTGCTTGAACGCTGCCGTGAATTAGGCATTGTCGCTAGTGGCGTGACTGTCTCGCGCCCCCAGGCAATCGACTGCCAACGCCGTGGCCTGGATGTACGGCTCGCAAGTGTCGACGAACTCAGCTACACCTTTAGGCAGAACGAGTTCGATGCGATTGTAATGAACGGCAGCACTGAACACTTTGCTGCGGCAGCCGATGCTTTGGTTGGCGCCGAGCATAATGTCTGGAGACGCATGTTCGCTTCCTGTGCAAGTGTGCTGCAGGAAGGGGGGCGTTTAGTGGTTACTAGCCTCCACTGCCGGCAGCGGCAGAATCCATGCCAAGTAATCAAACACCCGATGGCCTTGCCAAGTCAAAGCGACGAGTTCTACTGGAGCATTCTCAACAGATTCTATTCCGGCTGGTACCCTACCGGCGACGACTATGTGCTTGCCGCAAGAGATTCTAATTTGCAGCTCGTGCGCGAGTGGGAAATGACTGCGCACTACTTGCGGACTTCCATTGACTGGGGGCTACTGAACTCCGCGGCTGAGCGAGCACATCGAAAAGAAGTACTAGCCCTCTACAAGAATCTAGCAACACGGGATCCTCGATATTTCTTTATCTCCATGCTGTACGAGCTCTACGATCCCTGGCGTTGGCAACTGCTTGGCGGTGCGGCGAGCCCGGCCATTCACAAATGGCAGCTGTACCAGCTTCGCGGCCGGTAGGTATCTGCAGGGTCTTTGGGGTTGATGTCACTTCCTGCTGTGCGCTGGCAGGGAGCGGGGCCGCCCGACCGAAGGATCGCGGATTTCGATTGCGATTGCGGACGAAGGCGCGGAAGAGCCGAATAGACCCGTCGGCTTTGGCCCCGGCGCAAGTCGGCGAACGAAGGCGGCGCGGTTGGGTGCGGCGCAGCCGGCCACCGACCCACGAACACAATCTGATGTGTCGCAAGTTCGGCATGCCCGAGCTGTACTGCTGCCCCTTCAGCCGCGTGCGAAGTGGCACGTGCTCAGGGGCACGAGTCGGGTCGTGTTGGCGTTCCGAT
Proteins encoded in this window:
- a CDS encoding SAM-dependent methyltransferase, with protein sequence MDVIDQAAAIRPELPPYKFKSLRNQNRILIRVFHLIAETAARLSRRQTDEYLHAPGAKAYELLLDPFRKITGLPDYTEGIYLNNSATYTDAQAAQINLLIQATGAREGDRILDVGCGHGTLLERCRELGIVASGVTVSRPQAIDCQRRGLDVRLASVDELSYTFRQNEFDAIVMNGSTEHFAAAADALVGAEHNVWRRMFASCASVLQEGGRLVVTSLHCRQRQNPCQVIKHPMALPSQSDEFYWSILNRFYSGWYPTGDDYVLAARDSNLQLVREWEMTAHYLRTSIDWGLLNSAAERAHRKEVLALYKNLATRDPRYFFISMLYELYDPWRWQLLGGAASPAIHKWQLYQLRGR